CTTGAGAAGCAAGCGACGTGCCACCGCTTGCTGGCGACGCTCAAGCAGGTGCCTTGCGTGCCGATATGTCCGGTGTGATGCGGCATCCGGCCGCCTGGCGAGGAGTGCGCATGAGCGCATGGATGGACAAGGTGGAGCAGCAGACCCGGCTGGCGGGTCACAACCGCGTGGCCATGCTGCTGTTTCGCATGGGCGACGAGCAGCTCTACGGCATCAATGTCTTCAAGGTTCGCGAAGTGATGCGCCGCCCACCGATGGAGCGCATGCCCGGCGCCAACCCACTCATTGCCGGCAGCTGCGACTACCGCGGCATGACCATCCCCGTGATCGACCTGGCCGTGGCGCTGGGCTACGCCCCGCTGCGCGACGATCCGTCGGCGCACCTGATGGTGACGGAGTTCAGCCGGACGGTGCAGGGTTTCCTGGTGGCCGAACCCCAGCGTCTGGTGCAGTGCGACGGCGACAACCTCGAAGCACCGGCCCCTGCGCTGGGCTTCGGCACGCGCGTCAACGCGGTGACGCGCGTGGACGGCGCCCTGGTGGCGGTGGTCGATGTGGAGCAGGTACTGGCCAGCCTCAACGCGACGACCACCACGCTGTCCGAACCGATGCAACGCATCGCCCGCTTCCACGACCTGCAGCCGCGGCGCGTGATGGTGGTGGACGATTCGCTGGTCGCCCGCAACCAGCTGGTGGGGTTGTTCCGCCAGATGGATGTGGAGTGCGTTGTCGCGCAGGACGGCCGTGAGGCCTTGGAGCGTCTGAAGGAGCTGGCGCAGGCGCCTGAAGGCGAGGGCGTGACCCTGGTGGTGTCTGACATCGAGATGCCGCGCATCGACGGCTATGCACTCACGCGGGCCATCCGCGAGACGCCGGAGCTGCGGCCGCTGAAGGTGGTGCTGCACAGCTCGATCAGCGGCATCTTCAATGAGGCGATGGTGCGCGAGGTGAACGCGGACCGCTTCGTGGCGAAGTTCCAGCCGGATCTGCTGGCGCAGACGGTGCTGGAGTTGTTGCCGGAGAATTTTGAGAAGTTTTGAGGGGCTCGGGGTGAAATGTGGCATCAAGCGTGAGTGCGCCGTCTCTCTGTAGGAGCGCACCCTGTGCGCGACCGCGGACTGGCATGTTTGCCTCGGTCTGCGGTTGTCGAGATGAGGCACGCCGTCACGCTGCGGTCGCGCACTGGGTGCGCTCCTACAGAGGTAGGTGGTGTCTTCGCGAGCACCCGCCCCTCACCCCAACCCTCTCCTCGCTCCTCAAAGCCGCGGCCGTCCATGGCCGCTCTCCGCGTGCCCCGGAGGGGAGAGGGAGAAGGCGCGCGGCGCTCATGCATCCCTCACCTCCAACGAAGCTGCTTTAAGTCCTCTTGGCATCGGCGCGTTGCGGTGTAGCGGCCCCGTGTGAGGTAGTAACGAGCGTATCCCGCCTGGCCTCGGTCTTCCGACGCTTCTATCCCACGTACTGCTACGAGCCTTGGCTCTGAGGCCACTACTTTGGGTTACTTTTGACGCGAAGCTGATCCCGTGGGGCTTTGACTCCGGGCGTTCCGCCCTACGCCCTTCCTCGCTCCTCAAAGCCGGCGCCATCCATGGCGCCTCCCCGCGTGCGAGCCGGCTTCGCCGTTCGCACGCCAAGAGCGCGTGCGTGGGCCAGCAAAAGAAAAGTGACTCGAGCGTCCCACAGGGACTAGCTTCGCGTCGTCGGCGGACGATCGAAACGCCCGCGGCGTCCCTCAGGGACTAGCGTTGCGTCGTAAGCGGCAACCTCGCGGCTGCGGAGCTACCGAAGGAACAGCCGCCCACAAAGAGCGAGAACATGCAGGCCGGCGCGAAAGACTGTCGCGCACTGGGTGCGCTCCTACAGAGGAGGGAGGTCGAGGTCGGGAAATCGGGGCGACGGGAAGCCGTTGTCGACCGCGTCGGATTTCCGTCAGTCCGCTCTCGGGGCAACGACGAATTCCCCGCAAACCCAACAACGGCGCGGTCTCCCGCGCTACCCAAACCCGTGGCACGCAACTTGCTCAAACCTTCCCGCGGCCCCCGCCGCAGGAGTGAGCGATGAGTTCGAGCAACGACAACCTGTTCGGTTTGCACACGCAGGCGCTGGACCTCTGGCAGCGTCGCAGCGAAGTGCTGGCCAGTAATCTGGCGAATGCGGACACGCCCGGTTATCTCGCGCGCGACGTGAACTTCAAGCAGGCGCTGGCGAGTGCCAGTGGGCAGAGTGATGGGTTGGCGATGACCATCACGCAGCCGGGGCAGATCAACCCGCAGGCACAGGCGGCGACGCAGCTCGCTTATCGCGTGCCGACCCAGCCCACGATGGACGGCAACACCGTCGATGCGCAGACCGAACAGGCCAACTTCGCCGCCAATGGCGTGCATTACCAGGCCAGCCTCTGCTTCATCACCGCGCAGATCCACATGCTGCGCACCGCCATCACCGGAGGCCAGTGATGTCGATGTTCAAGATCTTCGATGTGGCAGGGTCCGGCATGGCGGCGCAGTCGCTGCGCCTCAACACCGTGGCCAGCAACCTCGCCAATGCCGACAGCGTGTCGGGTACGCCCGAAGGCGCGTATCGCGCGAAGGAGCCGTTGTTCTCCGCCGTGCAGCGTGCGCTGGGCGGCGCGAACAACGCCGAAGGCGATAGCAGCGTGGGCGTGCAGGTGAAGGGCGTCACCGAAAGCCAGGCCGACGTGCAGGCGCGTTACGAGCCCGGCAATCCGATGGCCGATGGCAACGGCTACGTCTACGGCAGCAACGTCAATCCCATCGACGAGCTGGTGAACATGATTTCCGCTTCGCGTTCGTACCAGAACAACGTCGAAGTGATGAATACCACCAAGCAGCTGATGCTCAAGACCCTCGACCTCGGCAAGTAAGCCGGGAGGAAAACACCGTGTCCACGATTCCAGGCAACAGCAGCACCAACAGTTCCACAACGAACACGTCCAACGTGAACTCGGCACTGTCCAAGACCATGACGCAGGCCGACTTCCTCAAGCTGATGACGGCCCAGCTGCAGGCGCAGGACCCGACCAATCCGGTCGACAACTCGCAGTTCGTTTCGCAGATGGCGCAGTTCAGCCAGCTGTCGACCACGCAGCAGCTCGATACGGATTTGCAGACCTTGAGCAGCAACATCAATTCGGCGTTGCAGACCTCGCAGGTGCTGAGTTCGTCCAACCTGGTGAACCGCCAGGTGATGGTGCCGTCCAGCACGATGAGCTTCGAAGGTTCGAGCATGAAGGGCGCGGTAAACGTCACCACCGCCAGCGACGTGACCGTGCAGGTGCTGGACGGCAACGGCAACGTGGTTCGCACCATGCCGCTGGGCGCGCAGAGCGCGGGTCTTTCGCAGTTCACCTGGGACGGCAAGGACGACAACGGCAACACCGTGGCCCAGGGCAGTTACACGCTCAAGGCCACCGCGGGCACGGCATCGCTCGATACCTATGTGGCCGGCACGGTCACCGGTGTCGGCTATGGCGGCAGCTCGCTGGGTACGTACCTGCAGGTAGCGGGCGTGGGCGGTGTGTCGCTCAGCCAGGTCGCACAGATTCTCTGACGCCTCGCGCGTCCACTCATCACGAGGAATAGAACATGGCACTGAACACGGCGCTCAGCGGCATCAACGCGGCACAGTCCGATCTCAACGTCATCGCGAACAACATCGCCAACGCGAACACCACGGGCTTCAAGGGCTCGCGCGCCGAATTCGCCGACATCTTCGCGGTGACCGGCTTGAACCTGAATTCCACGGCCACCGGCAGCGGCGTGCGCCTGCAGGAAGTGGCGCAGCAGTTCAGCCAGGGCGACATCGCCACCACCAATAACAGCCTGGATCTCGCCATCAGCGGCAACGGCTTCTTCGTGGTCAACAGCGGCAACGGCGCGACGTATACCCGCGCGGGCGATTTCCAGAAGAACCCGAACGGCTACATCACCACGCCGGACGGCTCGCACCTGCAGATGTATCCGCCCAATGGCGCCGGTGGCTTCGACACCAGCACGCTCACCGACTTCAACTGGGTGACGGCGCAGAGCAATGCCACGGCGACCTCGAAGATCACCATGACGTCGAACCTGCCGGCCAGCGCCACCGTGCCGACCAACGCCTTCAGCACGACCGATTCCACCAGCTACAACGCCGCCGCGCCGGTGACCGTGTACGACTCGCAGGGCGGTTCGCACCAGGCGACGATCTACTACGTGAAGACCGGCACCAACACCTGGGATGCCAACCTCTACGTGGATGGCCAGAGCGCCGGCACGCAACCGCTCACCTTCGACACCACCGGCAAGCTGGCCACGCCGACCAACGGCTCGCTGGCATTCAACACGGTGACGCTAGGCAACGGCGCCTCGCCGATGACCATGTCGCTCGACGTGACCAATACCACGCAGTACGGCACCGATTATTCGGCGGGCACCATCCAGCAGAACGGTTTCGAGGCGGGCACGCTGTCGAACATCGACATCGATTCCAAGGGCGTGATCACCGCCTATTACTCGAACAACCAGACCACGCAGATCGGCCAGGTGGCGATCGCCAACTTCGCCAACGTGCAGGGCCTGCGCCAGTTGGGCGACACCACCTGGGCGGCCAGCACCGATTCCGGCCCGGCCATCATGGGCACGGCGAGCGTGGGCCAGTTCGGCACCATCCAGTCGGGCGCGTTGGAAAGTTCCAACACGGCCGATACCACGGCGCAGCTGGTGAACATGATCCAGGCGCAGCGCGACTACCAGGCCAACGCGCAGGTGCTGTCCACCGACAACACGCTGGCATCGGCGCTGTTCAACGCCGTTTCCCGTTAATAGAACGACGCCATGGACCGTTCCGTCTACGTCTCGATGACCGGCGCCACGCAGATCATGCGTGCGCAGGAAGCGGTGAGCCACAACCTGGCCAACGCTTCCACGGTCGGCTTCAAGAGCGAGCTCACCGCCTTCCAGAGCGTGCCGGTGCTGGGCCAGGGTTCGCCTTCGCGCATCAATGCCGTGGCGCAGGGCGTGGGCCAGAGCTTCACGCAGGGCTCGCAGATCAACACCGGCCGTCCGCTCGATGTATCGGTGCACGGCGCGGGCTGGATCGCGGTGCAGGCGCCGGACGGTTCGGAAGCGTATACGCGTGCGGGCGACCTGCAGCTCACCGCCGACGGCGGGCTGGTCGATGCGCGCGGCAATCCGGTGATGGGCGGCTCCGGTCCCATCACCATTCCGCCGGCCGCGGAAGTGAGCATCGGCAGCGACGGCACGATTTCTTCGGTGCCCTTGGGGCAGGGTCCTAACTCGGTCACCACGCTCGATCGGATCAAGCTGGTGAATCCCGATGCGGCGCAGCTGGTGCAGGGCAGCGATGGCCTGATGCACGTGGCCGGTGGCGGTACGGCCGATGCGGACCCCACGGTGACGGTGGCCTCGGGCGTGCTCGAAGGCAGCAACGTCAATCCGTCCGCGGAGCTGGTGAAGATGATCGCGCTCTCGCGCCAGTACGACATGCAGGTGAAGTCCATCAAGGCCTCCGAGGACAACGCCGATTCCGCCAACAAGCTGCTGCAGGCCAGCTAAGTGGCGCTGACGAAACGACCCGCTGCCTCTACGGCTTTTGATCGTCATTCCGGCGCAGGCCGGAATCCAGTTGCCGACCTGCCAGGTTGTCGCAACGACGTCGATCAGCTCTTCGCAAAGGCCAGGCGGTGTCGCCACTGGATTCCGGCCTGCGCCGGAATGACGGCATTGAGAGTTTGCTGAGTTTTTTGCGGACCTGAGACCTTTTACGGAGTAGCCAATGTTCTCTTCTCTCTGGATTTCCAAGACCGGCCTCGATGCGCAGCAGACGCGCATGGACGTCATCTCCAACAACCTGGCCAACGCCAACACCACCGCGTTCAAGAGTTCGCGTGCGGCGTTCCAGGATTTGATGTACCAGAACAAGGGCCAGCCCGGTGGCCAGACCACCGAGCAGACGCTGTCGCCCTCGGGCCTGATGCTGGGCACCGGCGTGCGCGTGGTGGGCAATGAGAAGCTGTTTACCGAAGGCAACATCACGCAGACCGGCAACTCGATGGACGTGGCGATCCAGGGTCGCGGCTTCCTGCAGGTGAGCATGCCCGACGGCACCGTGGCCTATACGCGCGATGGTTCGCTGCACACCGACGCCAACGGCCAGCTCGTCACGTCGGACGGCTATCCGATCGAGCCGGCGATCACCGTGCCGCCGAACGTGCAATCGCTGACCATCGGCAGCGACGGCACCGTGTCGGCCACCACCACCGCATCTGCCACGCCGCAGACGCTGGGCACGCTGCAGCTCGCCGACTTCATCAACCCTGCCGGCCTGCAGCCGATGGGGCAGAACATGTATCTCGAAACCGCCTCGAGCGGCGCGCCCCAGACCGGGCAGCCCGCGCTCAACGGCATGGGTTCGCTGCTGCAGGGCTCGCTGGAGTCCTCCAACGTCAACGTGGTGGCCGAGATGGTCAACATGATCGAAACGCAGCGCACCTACGAAATGAATTCCAAGGCCATCAGCAGCGCCGACCAGATGCTGCAGGACCTGACCGACAAGATGTGAGCACCGCCATGTCCTTCCGTACCCTGTCCCGTCTTTCCACCGCACTGGCGTTCGCGCTTCTCGCGGGCTGCGCCATGCAGCCGCCGCGCGACGATCACCAGTGGGCGGCCACGATGCCTGCCGAGCAGACGGCGGCGCCGCCGACCGACGGCGCGATCTATCACGCCGAACAGGGCATGGAGCTGTTCAACGATGCGCGTGCGCATCGCGTGGGCGACATCCTCACCATCTCGCTGGTGGAGAGCACGCAGGCGTCGAAGAAGGCCAGCACCAGCACCAGCAAGAAGGACAACACCGACATCACCGCGCCGACCATCCTCGGCCATGCGCTGAAGGTGGGTGGCAAGGCGGCGGATATTTCCACCGCAGGCAACCGCAGCTTCGACGGCAGTGGCGACAGCAGCCAGAGCAACCAGCTCACCGGTTCGATCACGGTCACCGTGGCGCAGCGTCTTTCCAACGGCAATCTGCTGGTGCGCGGCGAGAAGATGCTCACCATCAACCAGGGCCAGGAGCTGATCCGCATCTCGGGCATCGTGCGTCCGCAGGACATCCTGCAGGACAACAGCGTGCCATCCACGCGCGTGGCGGACGCGCAGATCGCCTATACCGGCAAGGGTTCGCTGGCCGATGCGAATACGCAGGGCTGGCTGTCGCGCTTCTTCAATTCCAAGTGGATGCCCTACTGATGAACGGTCTGCGCTTCGATCGCTACACGCTGGCGCGCGCACGCCAACGCGCATGGTCGGTGCTGCGCGGCGTGGCCATCGTGCTGTGCGCCAGCTTCTCGGTGAACCAGCCGGTGCATGCCGACAAGATCCGCGATCTCGCGCAGGTCGGTGGCGTGCGTACCAACCAGCTGATCGGCTATGGCCTGGTCGTTGGCCTCGATGGCAGTGGCGACCAGACCACGCAGGCGCCGTTCACCACGCAGAGCCTGGAGAACATGCTGGTGCAGTTCGGCATCACGGTGCCGGCCAATGTGCGTCCGCAGCTGAAGAACGCGGCGGCGGTGACGATCACCGCGCAGCTGCCGCCGTTCGCCAAACCCGGCCAGACCATCGACGTCACCGTGGCTTCGATCGGCAACGCCAAGAGCATCCGCGGTGGCGAACTGCTGATGACGCCGCTGCGCGGCGCGGACGGCAACGTCTATGCGATGGCGCAGGGCAGCGTGGTGGTCGGCGGCATCAGCGCACAGGGCAAGAGTGGTTCCAGCGTGCAGGTGAACATTTCCGCCAGCGGTCGCGTGCCCAATGGCGCGACGGTGGAGCGCAGCGTCGCGTCGTCGTTCGCCAACAGCAATGGCGACTTGATGCTCAACCTCAACACGCCTGACTTCACCACGGCCACGCGGATCGCCGAAGCGGTGAACCGCACCTACGGTGCGGGCACGGCGAATGCTGTCGACGGTGGTTCGGTGGCCGTGCGCGGCCCGGCCGACCCGGCCCAGCGCGTGGCGTGGCTGGGAGCGATCCAGGCGCTGGATGTGAACCCGGGCGATGCACCGGCGCGCGTGGTGGTCAATTCACGCACCGGCACCGTGGTGATCGGTTCGGAAGTGCGCGTCACCCCGGCGGCCGTGGCGCACGGCGCGATCCAGGTAACCATCACCGAGCAGCCGAGCGTCAGCCAGCCCGAAGCCTTCAGCAAGGGGCAGACGGTGGTGGTGCCCAACAGCAGCGTGCAGGTGAGCGAGGACGGCGGCCACATGTTCAAGTTCGGCCCCGGCACCAACCTCGACACCATCGTGCGTGCGGTGAACCAGGTCGGTGCCTCGCCGAGCGATCTCATCTCCATCCTGCAGGCCTTGAAGCAGGCCGGTGCGCTCCATGCGGAGCTGGTGGTGATCTGACATGGCCATTTCGGGTGATGCCACCAAGAGCCTCAACACCTGGACGGATCTGTCCGGGTTCGGAGCGTTGCGCCAGACGGCGCAGTCGGACGCGAAGTCCGCCTTGCCGGCCGTCGCCAAGCAGTTCGAATCCATCTTCACCCAGATGATGCTCAAGTCGATGCGCGAGGCCAGTCCGGGCGATGGGCTGGGCGACAGCGAAGCGGGCAATGCCTGGCGCGACATGTTCGACCAGCAGCTGTCGGTGAACCTGTCGCAGGGCAATGGCCTGGGCATCGCGCAGATGTTGATGCGCCAGTTGGGCGGCGCTTCCTCATCCTCCTCTCCCTCCGGCGCGGCCGACGGCGCGAAGAGCGACGACTGGCAGCAGCGCCTGAGCTCCGTCGCCAATGCCGCCAAGTCCGTCGGCGCCGAAGTGGTGAAATGGCTGCCGCAGGATGCCCAGGAATTCGTGAAGGAACTGGCGCCCTACGCCCAGAAGGCCGCGGAGAAACTCGGCGTGTCGGTGCGCGCCGTGCTGGCCCAGGCCGCGCTGGAAACGCAGTGGGGCAAGCACATGCCGTCCCATTCCAACGGCGACACCAGCAACAACCTGTTCGGCATGAAGGCCGGCAGCAGCTGGGATGGCCAGAAAGTGAGCGTGCCTACGCTGGAATTCGAGGATGGCGTGGCGGTGCACCGTCGGGCGCAGTTCCGCTCGTACAACAACCCGGGCGAATCGTTCAACGACTACGCCCAGCTCATTTCAGACAACCCGCGCTACGCCAAGGCGCTGAACCATGGCGAAGACGTGGTGGGTTTCGCGCGCGGCCTGGTGAGCGGCGGCTATGCCACCGACCCCTCCTATGCGCAAAAAATCGTGGCCATCGCCAACAGTCCCGCCATGAAAGAAGCGCTGGCCGCGCTCAAGAATGTCGCCGACCAGCCGAACTCCTCCGAATAAGCCGTCAGGGAAAGATCCATGTCCAACCTTCTCAGCATCGGTGCCTCGGGGCTGAACGCCGCCCAGGTGGCGCTGACCACGGTCGGCAACAACATCAGCAACGTCAACACGCCCGGCTACAGCCGGCAGAGCGTGGTGCAGAATGAGAGCATCTCGCCCAACGGCGGGCGCTACACCATCGGCAGCGGTGTGGACGTGGATTCGATACAGCGCGCCTACAGCGACTTCCTCACCAGTGCGGTGTGGAGCAGCAATTCCAGCCTGCAGCGCGCGACCACGTACAACAACCTCACCACCACGCTCAACAGCATGCTGAGCGCGAGCGGCAACCTGCAGAGTTCGCTGGACAGCTTCTACGGCGCCTTCGACACCGTGGCCAACACGCCGGGCGTCGCCTCCAGCCGCCAGTCGCTGCTGGGTAGCGCCGGTTCCATGGTCACCACATTCAACACGCTGGCGCAGCAGTTCACCGCGCAGCAGGGCCAGGTGAACAGCCAGATCAGCACCACGGTCGACGGCATCAACAGCGTGTCCAAGAGCATCGCGGATCTCAACGCGAAGATCCGCCAGGCCGGCAACAACGTGCCGAACGATTTGCTGGACCAGCGCGACACCATGATCCAGACGCTGTCGGGCTACGTGGGTGTATCCACCTACCAGCAGACCGACGGCACCATCAGCGTGTATGCCTCCAGCGGGCAGGCGCTGGTGAGCGGCGACAAATCCTTCGCGCTGTCGACCGGCAAGGATGCGTACGATGCGTCGCGCACGTCGGTGCTCGACACCACCGGCACCGACATCACCACCAAGATCAGCGGCGGCACGCTGGGCGCCTTGCTCGACTATCGCAGCAACGTGCTGGACAGCGTGCAGAACCAGCTCGGCCAGGCGGCCGTGGCCCTGGCCACCAGCGTCAACACGCAGCAGTCCAAGGGCCTGGACCTCAACGGCAACCAGGGCGGGCCGATGTTCAGCGTGCCCGCCCCGGCCGTGATGGGCAATACCAACAACAAGGGCACGGCGAGCGTCTCGGCGAGCATCACCGATGTCTCCCAGCTCACCACCTCCGACTACGTGCTCAGCTACGACGGCAGCAACTGGAACCTGGCCACGACCAGCGGCCAGAGCGTGCCGATGACCACCAATCCGGACGGTTCGTATTCGGCCAATGGCTTGACCTTCAACCTGTCCGGCACGGCGCAGAAGGGCGACAGCTTCCAGATCCAGCCGACGCGCGCGGCAGCCAGTGGACTCACGCTGACGATGACCGATCCGAACGGCATCGCCGCGGCCGCGGCGCTCACGTCGAAGGCGGCCACGGCCAACACCGGCACCGGCAGCATCGGTGCGGTGACGGTGGACGATCCGACCAATGCGGCGCTGCTCAGCAACGCCACGCTGAGCTTCCCCACGGCCGGCACCTACCAGGTGACCGACAGCAGCGGCAACGTGCTCGGCAGCGGCAGCTACGCGCCAGGGCAGACCATCAGCGCGAACGGCTGGAGCGTGACGCCTTCCGGCACGCCGGCGGCGAACGACAGCTTCACCATCGGCATCAACTCGAATGGCCTCAACGACACCAGCAATGCGCTGGCGCTGGCGTCGCTCGCCGACAAGGGCGTGCTCAATGGCGGCAAGCAGTCGGTGATCGACAGCTACGGCACGCTCACCACCAACATCGGCACCGTGGGCAGCCAGGCACAGACCAACCTCACCACGCAGACCAGCCTGCACAACCAGGCGATGTCGGCGCAGCAGAGCGTGTCAGGCGTGAACCTCGACGAGGAGGCCGCGAGCCTCGTGCGATTCCAGCAGGCCTATCAGGCCTCGGCGCAGGTGATCTCCACCTCGCAGACCATCTTCAGCAGCCTGATCAGCGCCATCAACGGATAAAGGGATAAACCGCCATGCGTCTTTCGACCAGCTGGATGTACCAGCAGTCGCTCACCACGATGCTCAACCAGCAGAGTGCGCTGGCGGCCACGCAGAACCAGGTCACCACCGGCGTGCGCATCAACGTGGCGTCCGACGATCCGGCCGGTGCGGGGCAGGTGGTGAGCCTCAGCCACGTCATCGCGGCGAATACGCAGTATTCGAACAACATCGACAGCGCGAACACGCGCCTCAACACCGAAGCGAGCACGCTCACGTCGGTGAACAGCGTGCTGGACAGCGCGCGCACGCTGGCCTTGCAGGCCATCAACGGCACGTTGAGCGACAGCGATCGCAAGAGCATCGCCAGCCAGCTCGGCCAGATCCGCGACCAGCTCGTGCAGCTGGCCAATACCACCGACAGCAACGGCAATGCGCTGTTCGCCGGTACCAGCACCACGCGCGCACCGTTCCAGGTCGGTACCAATGGCGTGGTGAGCTATGTGGGCAACGACGATTCGCAGCACGCATCGGTGGGTTCCGGCCTGCAGGTGGTGACGGGCGATGCGGGCTCCGGCCTCTTCATGAACGTTCCCGCGGGCAACGGCTCCTTCGCGACCGGTGTTGGCAGTGCCAACACGGGCACGCTGGTGGTGGGCGCCAACAGCGTCACCGATCTTGCCGCATGGAACAGCACCAAGGCCGCGAGCGGCGGCGGCTACACCATCACCTTCGGTACCGGCGGCAGCTGGACGGCAGCCGACGCCAACGGCAACCCGGTGCTCGACAGCAGCGGCAATCCGGTGGGTGGCACCTATCAGGATGGTGGCTCGATCAGCTTCAACGGCATGAGCATCGCCATGAGCGGCACGCCCGCAGCCGGCGATACCGTGTCGGTGACGAACGGCGGCCAGCAGGACATCTTCACCACGCTGAGCAACATGATCTCCTCGCTGCAGAGCGGCACCACCGATACGCAGCTGGCGAACCAGATGAGCCGTCAGATCGAATCGATCGACCAGACGCAGTCCACGATCAGCGCGACCCAGGTCGCCATCGGCGGGCGCCTGAATACGCTCACGCAGCAGCAGGGTGCATACCAGGATCTCAACGTCACCTATCAATCGGCGCTCACCGACGTGGCGGGTGCCGATCCGTATACGGCGATCAGCAAC
The window above is part of the Dyella jiangningensis genome. Proteins encoded here:
- a CDS encoding chemotaxis protein; the encoded protein is MSAWMDKVEQQTRLAGHNRVAMLLFRMGDEQLYGINVFKVREVMRRPPMERMPGANPLIAGSCDYRGMTIPVIDLAVALGYAPLRDDPSAHLMVTEFSRTVQGFLVAEPQRLVQCDGDNLEAPAPALGFGTRVNAVTRVDGALVAVVDVEQVLASLNATTTTLSEPMQRIARFHDLQPRRVMVVDDSLVARNQLVGLFRQMDVECVVAQDGREALERLKELAQAPEGEGVTLVVSDIEMPRIDGYALTRAIRETPELRPLKVVLHSSISGIFNEAMVREVNADRFVAKFQPDLLAQTVLELLPENFEKF
- the flgH gene encoding flagellar basal body L-ring protein FlgH; this encodes MSFRTLSRLSTALAFALLAGCAMQPPRDDHQWAATMPAEQTAAPPTDGAIYHAEQGMELFNDARAHRVGDILTISLVESTQASKKASTSTSKKDNTDITAPTILGHALKVGGKAADISTAGNRSFDGSGDSSQSNQLTGSITVTVAQRLSNGNLLVRGEKMLTINQGQELIRISGIVRPQDILQDNSVPSTRVADAQIAYTGKGSLADANTQGWLSRFFNSKWMPY
- a CDS encoding flagellar basal body P-ring protein FlgI produces the protein MNGLRFDRYTLARARQRAWSVLRGVAIVLCASFSVNQPVHADKIRDLAQVGGVRTNQLIGYGLVVGLDGSGDQTTQAPFTTQSLENMLVQFGITVPANVRPQLKNAAAVTITAQLPPFAKPGQTIDVTVASIGNAKSIRGGELLMTPLRGADGNVYAMAQGSVVVGGISAQGKSGSSVQVNISASGRVPNGATVERSVASSFANSNGDLMLNLNTPDFTTATRIAEAVNRTYGAGTANAVDGGSVAVRGPADPAQRVAWLGAIQALDVNPGDAPARVVVNSRTGTVVIGSEVRVTPAAVAHGAIQVTITEQPSVSQPEAFSKGQTVVVPNSSVQVSEDGGHMFKFGPGTNLDTIVRAVNQVGASPSDLISILQALKQAGALHAELVVI
- the flgJ gene encoding flagellar assembly peptidoglycan hydrolase FlgJ is translated as MAISGDATKSLNTWTDLSGFGALRQTAQSDAKSALPAVAKQFESIFTQMMLKSMREASPGDGLGDSEAGNAWRDMFDQQLSVNLSQGNGLGIAQMLMRQLGGASSSSSPSGAADGAKSDDWQQRLSSVANAAKSVGAEVVKWLPQDAQEFVKELAPYAQKAAEKLGVSVRAVLAQAALETQWGKHMPSHSNGDTSNNLFGMKAGSSWDGQKVSVPTLEFEDGVAVHRRAQFRSYNNPGESFNDYAQLISDNPRYAKALNHGEDVVGFARGLVSGGYATDPSYAQKIVAIANSPAMKEALAALKNVADQPNSSE
- the flgE gene encoding flagellar hook protein FlgE, whose amino-acid sequence is MALNTALSGINAAQSDLNVIANNIANANTTGFKGSRAEFADIFAVTGLNLNSTATGSGVRLQEVAQQFSQGDIATTNNSLDLAISGNGFFVVNSGNGATYTRAGDFQKNPNGYITTPDGSHLQMYPPNGAGGFDTSTLTDFNWVTAQSNATATSKITMTSNLPASATVPTNAFSTTDSTSYNAAAPVTVYDSQGGSHQATIYYVKTGTNTWDANLYVDGQSAGTQPLTFDTTGKLATPTNGSLAFNTVTLGNGASPMTMSLDVTNTTQYGTDYSAGTIQQNGFEAGTLSNIDIDSKGVITAYYSNNQTTQIGQVAIANFANVQGLRQLGDTTWAASTDSGPAIMGTASVGQFGTIQSGALESSNTADTTAQLVNMIQAQRDYQANAQVLSTDNTLASALFNAVSR
- the flgF gene encoding flagellar basal-body rod protein FlgF, coding for MDRSVYVSMTGATQIMRAQEAVSHNLANASTVGFKSELTAFQSVPVLGQGSPSRINAVAQGVGQSFTQGSQINTGRPLDVSVHGAGWIAVQAPDGSEAYTRAGDLQLTADGGLVDARGNPVMGGSGPITIPPAAEVSIGSDGTISSVPLGQGPNSVTTLDRIKLVNPDAAQLVQGSDGLMHVAGGGTADADPTVTVASGVLEGSNVNPSAELVKMIALSRQYDMQVKSIKASEDNADSANKLLQAS
- the flgC gene encoding flagellar basal body rod protein FlgC, producing MSMFKIFDVAGSGMAAQSLRLNTVASNLANADSVSGTPEGAYRAKEPLFSAVQRALGGANNAEGDSSVGVQVKGVTESQADVQARYEPGNPMADGNGYVYGSNVNPIDELVNMISASRSYQNNVEVMNTTKQLMLKTLDLGK
- the flgG gene encoding flagellar basal-body rod protein FlgG, which encodes MFSSLWISKTGLDAQQTRMDVISNNLANANTTAFKSSRAAFQDLMYQNKGQPGGQTTEQTLSPSGLMLGTGVRVVGNEKLFTEGNITQTGNSMDVAIQGRGFLQVSMPDGTVAYTRDGSLHTDANGQLVTSDGYPIEPAITVPPNVQSLTIGSDGTVSATTTASATPQTLGTLQLADFINPAGLQPMGQNMYLETASSGAPQTGQPALNGMGSLLQGSLESSNVNVVAEMVNMIETQRTYEMNSKAISSADQMLQDLTDKM
- the flgB gene encoding flagellar basal body rod protein FlgB, producing the protein MSSSNDNLFGLHTQALDLWQRRSEVLASNLANADTPGYLARDVNFKQALASASGQSDGLAMTITQPGQINPQAQAATQLAYRVPTQPTMDGNTVDAQTEQANFAANGVHYQASLCFITAQIHMLRTAITGGQ
- a CDS encoding flagellar hook assembly protein FlgD — translated: MSTIPGNSSTNSSTTNTSNVNSALSKTMTQADFLKLMTAQLQAQDPTNPVDNSQFVSQMAQFSQLSTTQQLDTDLQTLSSNINSALQTSQVLSSSNLVNRQVMVPSSTMSFEGSSMKGAVNVTTASDVTVQVLDGNGNVVRTMPLGAQSAGLSQFTWDGKDDNGNTVAQGSYTLKATAGTASLDTYVAGTVTGVGYGGSSLGTYLQVAGVGGVSLSQVAQIL